In Deinococcus gobiensis I-0, one genomic interval encodes:
- the nirD gene encoding nitrite reductase small subunit NirD, producing MTTLPIPTTAPVAPGQPLTWTRVCALSDILPGTGVCALVGGRQVAVFSVAGEVFALGNRDPFTGANVMSRGLTGSYLRGDTQELKVASPLLKNAFDLRTGRSLDDPALGLPVYAARLEGGDVWIGSPD from the coding sequence ATGACCACCCTGCCGATCCCGACCACCGCCCCTGTCGCCCCCGGCCAGCCCCTCACCTGGACGCGCGTCTGCGCACTGAGCGACATCCTGCCCGGCACCGGCGTGTGCGCGCTCGTGGGGGGGCGGCAGGTGGCGGTCTTTTCCGTCGCCGGCGAGGTCTTCGCGCTGGGCAACCGCGATCCCTTCACCGGGGCCAACGTGATGTCGCGCGGCCTGACGGGCAGCTACCTGCGCGGCGACACGCAGGAACTGAAGGTCGCCTCGCCCCTGCTGAAAAACGCCTTCGACCTGCGCACGGGCCGGAGCCTCGACGACCCGGCCCTGGGCCTGCCGGTGTACGCCGCGCGTCTGGAGGGGGGTGACGTATGGATTGGTTCGCCGGATTGA
- a CDS encoding uroporphyrinogen-III synthase, whose amino-acid sequence MDWFAGLRVLSLESRRAPEMATLIEKYQGVPMVAPSLAEQKLDLGGVLDRFEAELEAGRVDAVAFMTGGGTRLFLRDLAARDPRHLETLRGLHLVARGTKPMQALKTFGLGAVSVPRPHTWREVQAHLLDTLKPGQHAVMLEYGEAAPPAMLRELEAAGLRVTSVPVYRCIFPEDTAPLARAVEATAAGDLDVLLLSSGTQVLNFLTYAESLGQLGAVRAGLRRMVVASIGPACSEAAGELGVRIDLEANPHKMGILVRTAAEHAPGLRERAWPRQAG is encoded by the coding sequence ATGGATTGGTTCGCCGGATTGAGGGTCCTGAGCCTGGAGTCACGCCGCGCCCCGGAGATGGCCACCCTGATCGAGAAGTACCAGGGTGTGCCGATGGTGGCCCCCAGCCTGGCCGAGCAGAAACTCGATCTCGGCGGCGTGCTCGACCGCTTTGAGGCCGAACTGGAGGCCGGCCGGGTAGACGCGGTGGCCTTCATGACCGGGGGCGGCACCCGGCTCTTTCTGCGCGACCTCGCGGCCCGCGACCCCCGGCACCTGGAAACCCTGCGGGGGCTGCACCTCGTCGCGCGCGGCACCAAGCCCATGCAGGCCCTCAAGACCTTCGGGCTGGGCGCGGTCAGCGTGCCCCGGCCCCACACCTGGCGCGAGGTGCAGGCGCACCTGCTGGACACCCTGAAGCCCGGCCAGCACGCGGTCATGCTGGAATACGGCGAAGCGGCTCCGCCCGCCATGCTGCGTGAACTGGAGGCGGCCGGGCTGCGCGTGACCAGCGTACCGGTCTACCGCTGCATCTTTCCCGAGGACACCGCGCCGCTGGCCCGCGCGGTCGAGGCGACGGCGGCGGGCGACCTCGACGTGCTGCTGCTGTCCAGCGGAACCCAGGTCCTGAACTTTCTGACCTACGCCGAGAGTCTCGGCCAGCTCGGGGCGGTGCGCGCGGGCCTGCGGCGCATGGTGGTCGCCAGCATCGGCCCGGCGTGCAGCGAGGCGGCGGGCGAACTGGGCGTGCGCATCGACCTGGAGGCCAACCCGCACAAGATGGGCATTCTGGTGCGCACGGCCGCCGAACACGCGCCGGGGCTGCGCGAGCGTGCCTGGCCGCGTCAGGCCGGCTGA